The sequence GGCCGGGTCGAAGACCGGCGGCGTCGGAGAGGGCGCGACTTCGGCGCGGGGGCGGGAGACGTAGATCACGCCGGCTTCGATCTCGGCATCTCCCAGGATGCGCCAGCCGATCCGATAGACGCCGTGCGTCACACGCAGCGTATCCCCCAGCGTAGCCGCGAAGCTCGTCGTCGTGTTTTCCGGGACGATCTCGCTTGGCGCGATGTCGATGGGCGCCAGCGCATCGAGCGCCGCGTCCATGAAGCGCATGACGGCGAGGGGGCCGTGAACCTGCACGTTGGGCGTCGCGACATGAAGCTGGAAGGACGTCCCGTCCGCGCGCTTGAACCACCCCGCGACCGCGATGGGGAGACCGTCGGCGACGAAGGCGTCCACGACCCCGCGACCGACGGCGAAGTCGCTCTCTACCAGAAACGCGCGATCCATGGGCGGACTCCGTTCGGTTCGGATGCGTCGCAGTTTACCGCCTCAGTCTGCGAGAGTGATACTCACGGCGAGCGCAGCGCCGATAGGGCCCGACCTTCTTTGCAGAAATGACCGCACTTCTGCATCGCGAGAGTCGTCAAATTGTTGACCGACACGACAAGTCAAAAGCAAATCAGATGCCCACTCCTCCAGTGGCCAATTTTGTTGTCGGCTTGAAGATTGCAGAGTATGTAAGCTAGGTGATGTACCTTCTGGAAGATTATCCAAGACCCCGTCAACCACAGAAGGATCATAAACCTGACAGCCCAGATCGATATTTTCAATCACCATCCGACTACGCAAGGGATATTGAACAGAAAACGGCACCTGCGGAGGATTGTAGAAAAGATAGTAGCAAATCTTACCAAAATCGTCGTTCAATTTGCGAATGATTTGGATTTGTCCGGCGCCGCTTTTCAGCGCTCCGTAAGTGCAATTATAAGTAAAATCGAAACGCGAATGTAGAGCACCGATAGCCTGTTTTGGCTCTCGACTCAAAAATCTATTCATACCATAAGCGAAATTTAAGGGGTCGTCTTCATCCACTTCGGACGAAACAGGGTACAGCCTCTTCGATTGAAGTAGACCAACTTTCTTAGCAATGCAATTGCTGCCCCTATAGACAAATACGATCAACGCAATGTCAGCAGCTTCCCACCGGCGAAAGATGCGCAGGTCATCGAACATACCTATCGTTCGCAACCCTCCAATGTTATGAGTGTCCATCCGAACGATTGCGCCCGACGGCAGCAGCGTTGGCGCTGTGCGTGGAATTAGTGCTTCAATGAGTGCGTCGTCGAGAGACGTTTCACGGATGTTTGGAAGATTTGCAAGCCGCTCTGTTACGGCACGGTTCGCATCCAAAAAACGGATTTAAACCATGCAATCACGTCCTCCGGAAGTGAAGGCCAGGGCTGCATTAGTATCTCCAACCGCACTGAAAGAGAGCAAAGATTACCTCCAAGAACCCTCTCATGCAATGAAAAGGTGGAGGATCTCTCCCCTCACTCCCATTCAATCGTCCCCGGCGGCTTGCTCGTCACATCATACACAACCCTATTGATCCCCCGCACCTCGTTGATGATCCGCGTCGCCACCCGCCCGATGAACCCCATGTCGAACGGATAGAAATCCGCCGTCATGCCGTCCACCGACGTCACCGCACGCAGCGCGCAGACGTAGTCGTAAGTGCGGAAGTCGCCCATCACACCCACCGTGCGCACCGGGAGCAGCACGGCGAAGGCCTGCCAGATGTCGTCGTAGAGGCCGGCGCGGCGGATTTCCTCGAGGTAGATCGTGTCGGCCTTGCGCAGGATGTCGAGCTTCTCGCCCGTGATCTCGCCGGGGCAGCGGATGGCGAGGCCGGGGCCGGGGAAGGGGTGGCGGCCGACGAAGCCTTCGGGGAGACCGAGCTCGCGGCCGAGCAGGCGCACCTCGTCCTTGAACAGCTCGCGCAGGGGCTCGACGAGCTTCATGTTCATGCGCTCGGGCAGCCCGCCCACGTTGTGGTGGCTCTTGATGGTGACGGAGGGGCCGCCGGTGAAGCTGACGCTCTCGATCACGTCCGGGTAGAGCGTGCCCTGGGCGAGGAAGGCGGCGCCGCCGACCTTTTTCGCCTCGGCCTCGAACACGTCGATGAAGAGGCGCCCGATGGTCTTGCGCTTGACTTCCGGGTCGTCGACGCCGGCGAGCGCGGAGAGGAAGGTTGCCTGCGCCTCCACGTGCACGAGGGGGATGTTGTAGGCGTAGCGGAAGAGGCTCACCACCTCCGCCGCCTCGCCCGCGCGCATCAGGCCGTGGTCGACGAAGACGCAGGTGAGCTGGTCGCCGATCGCCTCGTGGATCAGCACCGCCGCGACGGCGGAATCGACGCCGCCGGAGAGGCCGCAGATCACCCGCTCGGAGCCGACCTGGGCGCGGATGCGGGCGATCGCCTCCTCCTTGAAGGCGGCCATGGTCCAGTCGCCCGTGCAGCCGGCGATGGTGCGCACGAAATTGCGCAGCAGGTGCCCGCCGCTCGGCGTGTGCACCACTTCCGGATGGAACTGCACGCCGTAGAAGCGCCGCGCCTCGTCGGCGACGGCGGCGAAGGGCGCGTTCTCGGAGGCGCCGATGATGGAGAAGCCCTCGGGGAGCTTGGTGACGCGGTCGCCGTGGCTCATCCACACCGGGTAGCGCTGGCCCACCTGCCAGACGTCCGCGAAGAGCGGGCTGTCCGCCACGACCTCGACCTCGGCGCGGCCGAACTCCCGGTGGTGGCCGCCCTCCACCACGCCGCCGAGCTGCGCCGCCATCGTCTGCTCGCCGTAGCAGATGCCGAGCACCGGCACGCCGGCCTCGAAGATCTCCTGCGGCGCCCGGGGCGAGACGTCCTCCAGGACGGAGGCCGGCCCGCCCGAGAGGATGACGCCCTTCGGCTTCATGGCGCGGAAGGCCTCGGCGGCGGACTGGAACGGCACGATCTCGGAATAGACGCCCTGCTCGCGCACCCGCCGCGCGATCAGCTGCGTCACCTGCGAGCCGAAATCGACGATCAGGATCTTGTCGTGGTTGGCCTCGGCGGCTGTCTCGGTGATGGGGGCGTCGGTCATGAAAGCATCCTCGCGCCGGGCGCGTCCGCCCGCGGGTCGTGCGCCCGTCGTTACGCCAGGAGCGAGGGGGGCGCAACGCCCCCGCCCCGCGCGAAACGCCGCCCTCAGCCCGCGCGGGCGAGGGCCGCGACGTAGAAGCCGTCGACGCCGGTCCGCAGCGGCGACATCTGCAGGCCGAAGCGCGTCGTGCGGACATGCGGCGCGAGCGCCTCGAGCCCCGCCGCGGCGAGGAGATCGCCCGCCGGCACGGGCGCGAAGCCGTCCGTGCGCGAAAGCAGGCCCGCGATCGCGCCGTCGTTCTCCGCCGGCAGCACCGAGCAGGTGACGTAGACGATCCGCCCGCCGGGCTTCACGAGCCGCGCCGCGCGGTCGAGCACGCGCTCCTGCTCGGCGAGACGCTGCTCCAGCGAGCCCGGCCGCAGCCGCCACTTGGCGTCCGGGTTGCGCCGCCAGGTGCCGGTGCCGGTGCAGGGCGCATCGACGAGGACGAGATCGGCGCGGGCGTCGAGATCCTCCACCGCGTCGGCCTTGCCCCGCGGCGAGCGGATCTGGACGTTGCGCGCGCCGGAGCGGGCGAGCCGGTCGTGAATGGGCGCCAGCCGGCGCGCGTCGGCGTCGGTGGCGTAGATCTGGCCGGCATTGTCCATCAAGGCCGCGAGCGCCAGCGTCTTGCCGCCTGCGCCGGCGCAGAGGTCCACCACCTGCGCCTTCCCGCCCGGATGGGCGAGGAGGGCGGCGAGCTGCGAGCCCTCGTCCTGGATCTCGAACCAGCCCTTCTTGAACTCGGGCTCGGCCTGGAGCGCGGGCCCGCGCCCGTCGTCGCCGAGCGCGATGCGCAGGCCGAGCGGGGAATGCGGCGTCTCGATCGGCGAGAGGAAGGCGAGCGCGTTCTGCGCCTCCTCGCGGGTGACGAGGAGCGTGTTGACGCGGATGTCGAGGGGCGCGCGCTCGGCGAGCGCCCGGGCCTCGGCGGCGACGTCCTCGCCGAACACGCCCGCGAGCTCGTCGTGGATCCACTCGGGATAGTCGCCCTGGACGTGCGGCGGCGCGTCGGAGAGGTCCGGCCGCGCGAGGCGGGCGCGCTCGTCGTCCGAGAGGGGCGCCGGCGCGAAACGCTCGCCGTTGGCCAGCGAAGCGATCTCCTCGACGCTCATCGACCGCTGGAGGGCGAGCATGCCGAGCACCAGCGCCCGGCCGGTCTCCTCGCCCGGCGCCTGCCCCAGGATCCAGGCCGCGGAAGCGCGCCGGCGCAGGGCGTCGTAGACGATGGTGGCGATGCCGGCGCGGTCCTTCGACCCGGCGAAGCGGTGGGAGAGGCCCCAATCCTTGAGGGAGTCGGCGGCGGGGCGGCGGCGCGCGAGGATGTCGTCGAGGACCTCCATCGCGGCGGACAGGCGTGCGTGCGGCGTCATCGCCTGCATGTGGCAGGTTCGGGGGGTGGCCGCAAGCGGGGGCGTTCAGGGGAGCCTGCGGGAACGCCCTCACCCACGCCGATAGAACGCCACCCGCCCCCGCGGCTCGAGCTGGGCCAGGACGTCGAAGTCGCCGACATTGGCCGTGAGCACGGTGAGGCCATGCTTCAGGGCCTGGACGAAGAGCACGCAATCGTTCAGGGCGCGCAGCCGGTCGTCGCGGGCGTAGCCCTGCAGGCGGCAGACGAGGCCGGCGAGGAGCGCCGCGCGACCGAGGATGTCGGCGTCGGGGACGCGGAGGCGGTGGCGTGCGATGCTGATGACTTGCGTGCGCACGCGCTCCACGACGGTGGGCGTTCGCGGATCACCGGGGTCGAGCGCGCCGAGACCGTGCAGCAGTTCCTGGAGGGCGGTCGCCGAATGGAAAACCGTGCCGGCGTCAAGGAGCGACAGGACCGCGGGCGGCGCCGTTCGGCGCATGCGATCGATGGAGACACAGGTGTCGAGCAGGACGGGCCCGACCTGGCGTGCGCCGACATGGAGGAACGGGAGCTCGGCGTCCGGCCTGCGCGTCCGACCTCCGCGGCGCCGGTCAGCCCATCGAAGCGCCCGATCGAGATCGAATGCGGACACGCTAGACGTCCGCGAAGAGATCGCCGAAGTCTAGATCGTCGTCGATCGCTTGCCAGGTCCGGCGGGCGGCCACGACGAAATCGGAGTCGAGCGCCACGTGCGCCAACGCGAACTCGATCACGGCGGCCGGATCGTCGAGGCCCGTTCTGCGCTTGAGAGCCTCGAGAAGCTCCTGGTCGACGTCGAGCGTCAGCGCGGCGCGCTGGCGGCTGAGGTGACCGGCCTTCTGCGCGTCCTCCAGCACGAGCGCCACGCGCGGCGCGAGCGCGGGCTCGTCTTCGAAGGCCGCGTTCTCCTCGAAGCCCGGCGGGCGTCCGCTCCAGCTCATGACCTGTCCCGGAAGCTGCATCTGCGTCTGACACGCAACATAGCGCCCCCCGACCGCCGCCGCAAGCGCGATGCGGATCACAACGCGTAAAGCCGCAGCGCGAACCACCCCCAGTGCAGCGCCAGCACCGCCATGCCGACCACGAAGATCGGCCCGCGCTTCCTCAAGTCGTTCGAGGTCACGAACACCGCGGCGTGGGCGAGGCGGGCGGCGACGAAGGCCCAGGCGAGGACGAGGTCGACGACGCTCCCCACCCCCGTCGCGAGCACCAGCGCGACGAGTACGTAGAACAGGAGCGGCAGCTCCAGCTGGTTCTGGAAGCAGTTCGCGACCTTGGTGATGTGCTGGGGCCAGTTCGGCTCGCGCAAAGCCACGTCGCGCATCTTCACCTCGCCGCGGCCCACCGCGGCGAAGCGCATGCGCCCCGACCAGAGCAGGAGCGCGAAGGTCATCGCCACGAGGACGAGGACGGGGGCGAGGAGCGCCCCCGCCGAGACGGCGCCCGCGCTCATGTGCGGGCTGGGTAGTTCGGGCTCTCGCGGGTGATGGTCACGTCGTGGACGTGGCTCTCGCGAAGCCCGGCATTGGTGATGCGGACGAACTCGGCGCGCGTGGCGAAATCCTCCAGCGTCCGGCAGCCGGTATAGCCCATGGCCGCCTTCAGGCCGCCGGCGAGCTGGTGCAGGACGGCGCCGACCGGGCCCTTGTAGGGAACCTGGCCCTCGATGCCCTCCGGCACGAGCTTCATCTGGTCCTTGATGTCCTGCTGGAAATAGCGGTCGGCCGAGCCGCGGGCCATGGCGCCCACCGAGCCCATGCCGCGATAGGCCTTGTAGGAGCGGCCCTGGTAGAGGAAGACCTCGCCCGGCGCCTCGTCGGTGCCGGCGAGCAGCGAGCCCACCATCGCGCAGGAGGCGCCCGCGGCGAGCGCCTTGGCGAGATCGCCCGAGAACTTGATGCCGCCGTCGGCGATGACCGGGGTCTTCGTCGCATCCGCCGCGCGCACCGC comes from Salinarimonas sp. and encodes:
- a CDS encoding type II toxin-antitoxin system VapC family toxin yields the protein MSAFDLDRALRWADRRRGGRTRRPDAELPFLHVGARQVGPVLLDTCVSIDRMRRTAPPAVLSLLDAGTVFHSATALQELLHGLGALDPGDPRTPTVVERVRTQVISIARHRLRVPDADILGRAALLAGLVCRLQGYARDDRLRALNDCVLFVQALKHGLTVLTANVGDFDVLAQLEPRGRVAFYRRG
- a CDS encoding MAPEG family protein; protein product: MSAGAVSAGALLAPVLVLVAMTFALLLWSGRMRFAAVGRGEVKMRDVALREPNWPQHITKVANCFQNQLELPLLFYVLVALVLATGVGSVVDLVLAWAFVAARLAHAAVFVTSNDLRKRGPIFVVGMAVLALHWGWFALRLYAL
- a CDS encoding RsmB/NOP family class I SAM-dependent RNA methyltransferase; this encodes MTPHARLSAAMEVLDDILARRRPAADSLKDWGLSHRFAGSKDRAGIATIVYDALRRRASAAWILGQAPGEETGRALVLGMLALQRSMSVEEIASLANGERFAPAPLSDDERARLARPDLSDAPPHVQGDYPEWIHDELAGVFGEDVAAEARALAERAPLDIRVNTLLVTREEAQNALAFLSPIETPHSPLGLRIALGDDGRGPALQAEPEFKKGWFEIQDEGSQLAALLAHPGGKAQVVDLCAGAGGKTLALAALMDNAGQIYATDADARRLAPIHDRLARSGARNVQIRSPRGKADAVEDLDARADLVLVDAPCTGTGTWRRNPDAKWRLRPGSLEQRLAEQERVLDRAARLVKPGGRIVYVTCSVLPAENDGAIAGLLSRTDGFAPVPAGDLLAAAGLEALAPHVRTTRFGLQMSPLRTGVDGFYVAALARAG
- the guaA gene encoding glutamine-hydrolyzing GMP synthase, with the translated sequence MTDAPITETAAEANHDKILIVDFGSQVTQLIARRVREQGVYSEIVPFQSAAEAFRAMKPKGVILSGGPASVLEDVSPRAPQEIFEAGVPVLGICYGEQTMAAQLGGVVEGGHHREFGRAEVEVVADSPLFADVWQVGQRYPVWMSHGDRVTKLPEGFSIIGASENAPFAAVADEARRFYGVQFHPEVVHTPSGGHLLRNFVRTIAGCTGDWTMAAFKEEAIARIRAQVGSERVICGLSGGVDSAVAAVLIHEAIGDQLTCVFVDHGLMRAGEAAEVVSLFRYAYNIPLVHVEAQATFLSALAGVDDPEVKRKTIGRLFIDVFEAEAKKVGGAAFLAQGTLYPDVIESVSFTGGPSVTIKSHHNVGGLPERMNMKLVEPLRELFKDEVRLLGRELGLPEGFVGRHPFPGPGLAIRCPGEITGEKLDILRKADTIYLEEIRRAGLYDDIWQAFAVLLPVRTVGVMGDFRTYDYVCALRAVTSVDGMTADFYPFDMGFIGRVATRIINEVRGINRVVYDVTSKPPGTIEWE